The genomic window GACGACCGCATACACCCATGCCTCCATCAGGTAATCGCGCAGATGCCGCATGCCTGAAAAGGAAAGCGAAGCGAATCCGCCAAGCTGCTGATTGGTTTGCCGGCCGGCCCAGACACCTTCGGGGGAAGTTGGATCGAGGATCGGCATGAGCGGGTCCTGACTGAATCCGGGAAACGGAACCCAGTTGAGGTTGAGCATTCCATCGTCGAAGCTTTCCGAGAAGAGCGGTGTCATATAGTCGGCATTCGTCGACGAAATAGAAAACAGGAGAACGAGACACAATAGAGTCGAAAATTTTACGGGACGCATTGCTGATTTTCCTTTGGTGTCGCGGGCCCTATTGCCCCAATATAACATCATCCGAAATGGCCGCGCTAGCGCGAAAGCGCCCCGGTCAGGAAGGCGTGATCAGCAAAAGAGAGGCGGCCGAAATTCCGCTTTTCGGGAACTTCGGCCGCCATGTCATTTTACTTGGAATATCAGAAGAAACGGCACATCATCATTCGGCGGCTTCAGGGACTGGATGGGCAATTTTTGCCGCCATCTCGTCATAGTTGAAGCCTTTGTAGGTCGGGCTCTCTTCGTTGTGGCACTTCTTGCAGACATCGGCCGTGGGCAGAATCAGGCCGTTCTGCAGGGCCAGATTCTGGTCCTTCATGATGTTCATCTTCTTGTAAGCACTGCCGGGCCCGTGGCAGGACTCGCAGCCGACGCCCTCTTCTTTGGTATAGGTCGCTTCGAAGCGGCTGTCAGGAAGACCATAACCGGTAACGTGGCACTTCAAGCAGTCCGCGCTCTCCTGCGGATTGGCAATTCCTTTTTCCGCGCCGATCTTTTTGGCCTCTTCGGTTGCCAGGGTTGCATAGGCTTTGGAATGCTGCTGTTTTTCCCAGATCTGATACTGCTCACCGCTCTTTTTCGTCATGTGGCAGGTCTTGCAGCCTTTGACGCCGACATAATTAAATTCTTGCGCGGGGACAGGGGCGCTAAGAAGTGCGACGATAACGAGCGCGACAAAGGCGGCAACAACTAGTGGTACAGGTTTCATGTTCTCCTTCCTTTCAATTGGAACTTTTCCCCCAATTCGCGGATCTGTCTTCCCAACTCGATAGTATAGACGCCGCCCGATTATCATTTATTCAGGCTGCAGCTTTGAATAGAGCGGGATCTATCCGCATGAAATCCCCGTGGCAGAAAGTGACATCTTCTGAAAATCCTGCCGTCTCCAGGAATTCACAGGCAGATGCCGCTAAACAGAAAAGTCCCTTTTCTGCTTCGAGGGCCAGCGAATGTAGCAAAGAGGAAAATTTGTGGAAATGATCGTTTCCACGAGGGCGGTATGAGCAACCGCATTGATATGAAGCCCCCATTGGCTCAACCATATCGACCCAATTATACCAATACTCGTTGCAAAAAGCAATCCATTGCTTTCCCCTTTACCGGAATCGACCCTACCGAAAAAGGATAATATGGGCATCGGGTATGATCGGCAGATCGGGATGCGTCAGAGCATACCAATTCTGAAGCTCATATAGAGAAGCCCTGTTTCCCGCCGATTCGGCAAACGCCAATGCCGTCCATCCATTCTCTGCGCGCGCATCGATGTCGGCGCCGCTCCGCAGAAGAAGCCGCACCAGCTCGGGCTCACCGCTCTCGGCAACCACCATCAGCGGCGTCAAGCCATCAGGGCCCTTGGTATTTGGGTCGGCGCCATACTTCAGCAATATCCTCGCTGTCTCCGGGTGCTCGTTCTCCACCGCGTAAAAGAGGGCGGTCTTGTTGGTTTGCGGGTCAATAGCATTGACATCGGCCCCATATGTAATTAATCTTTCCACTATAGAAGAATGTCCTTCCTCGGCTGCGCGGGTTATCGCGGGCGCCGTTCCCGCTCCTGAAACATTGGGGTCCATGCCTGCAATCAGGTACAATTCGACCGCACTCAGGTCGCCTGTCTCTGCGGCCGCGACAAAGTCTTCTCCGGTAAAACGATATCCGAGCCGTTGCAGGCGCTCGCGGGCCTCTTCGTCCTCCTCCGGATTCTGAGCAGCGGCCGGAATGGTGATAAGCAGCAGCGATAGCAGTGAAATCATCGCCATTCTCAGCATTACATTCACCTCTTTTAATAAAATTGAATATTGTTTCCAATAAAGTATGCATACATAAACAGGAACCCGGCAAATGAAACACCATCAACGCACATAAAGGAAACGGGAAACCAGATCCCGCTTTGTCCGTGGATCATGGTTCATATATAATGGAACTATATGCAGATATCAATCCCGCACAAGAACAGCCCGCTTGAACATGTAACCCGGGCAGCCGGGTGGTCGACAAAGCGAGCAGCGACCGTTGCTTTCGTAAGCGTTATCGTCTACCTTCTTCTGATCGCATATCAAGTTGCACCATATGGATACAACCTGACCAGCCTGATCCGCGTCGGTTCAACCAATCCATTTTATGATCCTGCCATTCTTGGGGACGGCGTCGTAGTCTTTAACGATCCGAAATCGGGCGGCGACGGCTATGACGGCCAGTTTTACCTGTATATGATCAAGGGACTGCTGATGGGTGAAGATGGGATTTCCAACCCGTTCCGGTACCAGCGAATCCTGTATCCGGTCGTTGTGTATCTATTCGCACTGGGGCAGCCTGGTCTGATACCGATCTCGATGCCGCTCGTCAACCTGCTCGCCATCTCGATCAGCTCGCTGCTTCTTTGGAAGCTGGTGCGTGATTTCGGCTTGCGCCCCAAATACCTGTTCCTGTATACGCTGAACATCGGGTTCCTCGTTGCCGTTTTCTATGATGTCGCGACGCCGCTTTGCATTTCGCTGGTGGTGGCATCTATATACTTTCTTGTCCGCGAGCGGCTGTGGCTGGCGTCGGCGATGATGGCCCTTTCGCTGCTCACGCAGGAGAACGGCGCCATCGTGCTTGCGGTTGTGACCGGATGGCTGCTGGCGCAAAGGAACCTTCGTGGGGCGATCGTTTTTTCCTGCTCGGTAGTCCCGTGGACGGTGTGGCAACTTTTCCTGTGGCTGCGGGAAGGCAAATTGCCGTTCATCATGTCCGGCAACCATTTTCGCCCGCCTTTTGCGGGGATGATTTCCTACATTTCAGCTTTCGAGTGGGCGGGCGACTGGCAGCATATGCTGAGGGACGCGAGCGTTTTCCCGATGATGCTTTTTGTGACTGTCCTGCTGGTGGTAAGCGTCTTCGAGATGAAGAGAAATCCGCAGGTTTTCACCCTGCTGCTTGTTGTCCACGCGCTGGTCGGCGTCTGTTTCAACAAGGAACAGATCTGGAGTTCTACGATCAGTTCGCCGGCGCGAGCGCTTGCCGGCGTCTTCCCTTTTCTCGTGATCTGTTACGCGCAGAACCCGTCCAGGAGGCTGCTGTTGCTTATCGTTCTCAGCGTGCTGTTGTCGCTGATGGGAATTGCCCGTATCCTGCTCATGCCATCCCACCCCTATTTCGTTACGTGAACGAGCGGGATCGAACTTATTCGCGCTCGCGTCTCCTGACCTCGATCACAATGGGGGCTCCCGTAAAATCAAACCGGCTTCGAATCTGGTTTTCGAGATACCTCAAGTAGTTCCTGTCGAGCGGATCGGGCCGGTTCATGAAGAGGACGATTGTGGGCGGGCCGGCCGCAACCTGGGTTGTGTAGAGCAATTTTGGGGGACTGCCCCTTTTGAGGCGCGGCGGATGGCTATTTATCACCTGGCGAAGGAACGTATTCAATTCGCTGGTGGGAATGCGTTTCATGTAATTGGCATAGACGTTCTTCACCAGTTCGAAAATCCTGTTGAGGCGCAGCCCCGTTTTTGCCGAGGTCGAAATCGCGGGGACATAGGATAGAGTGGGCATCCTGCTTCTGATGGCGGCCACCATCGCGTCAAATGTTCGGTCATCCTTCTCCGCGATGTCCCATTTATTCAAAATAATGGTTTGGCCGCGTCCGCTCTCGTGGATCTGATTGGCGATGCGCGCATCCTGCTCGGTGATACCATGCGGATTGCTTGCGTCAATGAGAAGCAGTGCGACGTCGCAGCGCCGGATGCTCTGCAATGCTCTCTTGACGCTGTAACGTTCGATGCCCGGTTCCACCTTGCTCGGCTTCTTCAATCCAGCTGTGTCAATCAAGATGTAATCTTCGCCGCCGCGGTGGAAGCGCGCGTCGATGGAATCGCGCGTTGTGCCGGCCTCCTCATCGACCACGACGCGCTCTTCGCGAAGCAAAGAGTTGACCAGAGAGGATTTCCCTACGTTCGGCTGACCTACAATCGCTATTTTTACTACTCCCTCCGGTTGCTCCTCCTCGACGTGCTCGGGAATGATTTCGATGATGCGATCCAACACCTCGCCGATTCCGATGCCGTGCAGGGAGGAAACAGGATACGGCTCGTCGAGCCCGAGTGAGTACATTTCCGCCGAGTTCAGGGCCAGCGTGGGGTTATCCGCCTTATTAACAGCCACAATCACAGGTTTTCCACTCTGCCGAAGGAGGTCGGCGATGCTTCTGTCTCCGGGCGTGACTCCGTCTCTGACGTCGGTAACGAAGAGGATACAGGAGGCGTCTTGAATGGCGCGAAATATCTGTTTGTGGACCTGTTGGACCCTGCTGTCGGCGATCCCGTAGGCGAGCCCGCCCGTATCGACAATATCGAAGGAACGGCCTGTCCATTCCACCCGCCCATAGATGCGATCGCGGGTGACACCCGGCTCATCATGCACGATTGCGGCGGGCCTGCCCGTCAGTCGGTTGAACAGGGTGGATTTACCCACATTAGGTCTTCCGACGATAGCAACCAAAGGGCTTGCGTTTGTATCTTTTTTCATTGTCGATTATGACGCCGACTGGCGCCCCTGTGCGCGGCGCATTGTCAGCCGGTTCAGCAAGTGTTTTCCCGATTTCAAAAAGAGCCGGCGTGAAGTCCTCGGCCGCATCAGCCGCAAAATCACGTTCCTGTATGAGTCCTCGCCGGATACAGCCATATGAAGGATCGATCGCAGGCGTTCGTCATCCTGGGCGGCCCGCAGAAGGACGTCGAACAACCCGAACGAGCGGGCAAACCCGCAGAGCGAGCGCACCAGGAGGCCATACAGGTGGTCTTTTCTCAAGTCTGCGCAGGTTTGCTGGTATTCTTCAAAAGCCTGCCGCGAAAATCCCCGCTCCAGAATGGTATCCGCAGCCCTGATGCCTGTGACAACCGCGGTGTTGATCCCTTTTCCTTTGAAAGGGCGCATCCAGCCGGTCGCGTCACCGACGAGGACGTAGCGGTGGCCGTAAGGATTTGCCGCAGGCGACGTGGGAAAATTACCGGCGTAAAAGTTGAGCGTCTTCAGGTCGACATCCGGGAGAACTTCCCGCACTTTCGGCAGTTCGAGGAACGAGTCCAGATCGAGCGAACTGATGTCGCGGCCGGCAATGTTGATGATGATATGGTCTCCCTTCGGCGTTACCGCACCGAACTCGATATTCGAATGCGCCGGCAGAAACGCGTGAATGGTATTGCCAAGACTCTCTTCTATGAAAACGGGGTCAATGTGTATTTTTGTAACGAAGGTCTTCAGCAGTTCCCTGGGGCGCTCGTAGGAATGATCCTCTTTGGTGGCGCGCTCAAAGGTATTGAGCATGGCCTCATCGAGACCGAAAGCGCCGACCACGACGTCGGCCCGCAAATACTGGCTCTCGCTGTAGACGCGAACCTCGTCCAACGTGCGGCCATTGACAAATTCGACGCCGGTGACGCGGCTGCGGACCACTTCCGCGCCCACCTCCTCCGCCTTCTTGAGGAGGAACCGATCGAACATCACCCGCCGTACCGTATATGTCGGCTTGGAGTCGGGCGCCCCGCTCAAAACGATATCGCTGTTGTCGCTGTGGAGCCGGTAGTTTTGGATCGTGCGCTTTATCAGTTCCTGCGGCAGTTCTATCTTGAGCTGATCGTGCAGCAACGTTTCGAGCGGCGGCGACAGAACGCCGACGCACTGATTATAGTGCCGGTCGAAGTCCTTGCCTTCGTAAATCACCACTCTGATCGGGATGTTGGCCGCTCGAGCGCGGCTCAGCAGCCGGATCGCGCA from Candidatus Abyssobacteria bacterium SURF_5 includes these protein-coding regions:
- a CDS encoding cytochrome C554, producing MIIGRRLYYRVGKTDPRIGGKVPIERKENMKPVPLVVAAFVALVIVALLSAPVPAQEFNYVGVKGCKTCHMTKKSGEQYQIWEKQQHSKAYATLATEEAKKIGAEKGIANPQESADCLKCHVTGYGLPDSRFEATYTKEEGVGCESCHGPGSAYKKMNIMKDQNLALQNGLILPTADVCKKCHNEESPTYKGFNYDEMAAKIAHPVPEAAE
- a CDS encoding ankyrin repeat domain-containing protein, whose protein sequence is MLRMAMISLLSLLLITIPAAAQNPEEDEEARERLQRLGYRFTGEDFVAAAETGDLSAVELYLIAGMDPNVSGAGTAPAITRAAEEGHSSIVERLITYGADVNAIDPQTNKTALFYAVENEHPETARILLKYGADPNTKGPDGLTPLMVVAESGEPELVRLLLRSGADIDARAENGWTALAFAESAGNRASLYELQNWYALTHPDLPIIPDAHIILFR
- the der gene encoding ribosome biogenesis GTPase Der, with product MKKDTNASPLVAIVGRPNVGKSTLFNRLTGRPAAIVHDEPGVTRDRIYGRVEWTGRSFDIVDTGGLAYGIADSRVQQVHKQIFRAIQDASCILFVTDVRDGVTPGDRSIADLLRQSGKPVIVAVNKADNPTLALNSAEMYSLGLDEPYPVSSLHGIGIGEVLDRIIEIIPEHVEEEQPEGVVKIAIVGQPNVGKSSLVNSLLREERVVVDEEAGTTRDSIDARFHRGGEDYILIDTAGLKKPSKVEPGIERYSVKRALQSIRRCDVALLLIDASNPHGITEQDARIANQIHESGRGQTIILNKWDIAEKDDRTFDAMVAAIRSRMPTLSYVPAISTSAKTGLRLNRIFELVKNVYANYMKRIPTSELNTFLRQVINSHPPRLKRGSPPKLLYTTQVAAGPPTIVLFMNRPDPLDRNYLRYLENQIRSRFDFTGAPIVIEVRRRERE